The following coding sequences lie in one Megalodesulfovibrio gigas DSM 1382 = ATCC 19364 genomic window:
- a CDS encoding hybrid sensor histidine kinase/response regulator produces MVELSSEKTILLVDDEEGIRKVLSLILRDAGYEVHLATSGEDALAQLEVVRPAIVLTDIKMPGMDGIELLTRIKANNPDIEVVMLTGHGDLDLAIQSIKREATDFVTKPINEDVLDIALTRAREHLAMRRQLRQYTEHLERLALEKSRELAAVERFAAVGQTAASLAHAIKNIASGLEGAIFLMESGRKGDDAMQEQGFAMLKDNVAAIRHLMQDLLQMGSERVPQRAPCDPDQPALEVASLLRHKALEAGVELTVEAGAGREPILMDAKAIHQCLMNLVGNAIEAAAIPFKGVRPVEACVREVRLTTSRQGRFICYRISDTGPGVMEEARERLFAAFATGKATGTGVGLMATKRIVEAHGGTIELENAGPDGATFALCLPAASAKGYFVTEAAPAGLAGTGRCASCSE; encoded by the coding sequence ATGGTTGAGTTGTCGTCGGAAAAAACCATCCTGCTGGTGGATGATGAAGAAGGCATCCGCAAGGTGTTGTCCCTGATCCTGCGCGATGCCGGCTACGAAGTGCACCTGGCCACTTCCGGGGAAGATGCCCTGGCGCAGCTGGAAGTCGTGCGCCCGGCCATCGTGCTGACGGACATCAAAATGCCGGGCATGGACGGCATCGAGCTGCTCACGCGCATCAAGGCCAACAATCCGGACATCGAAGTCGTCATGCTCACCGGGCACGGGGATCTGGATCTGGCCATCCAGTCCATCAAACGCGAAGCCACGGATTTTGTAACCAAACCCATCAACGAGGACGTGCTGGATATCGCCCTCACCCGCGCCCGGGAACACCTGGCCATGCGCCGGCAGCTGCGGCAATACACCGAACACCTGGAGCGCCTGGCCCTGGAAAAAAGCCGGGAACTGGCCGCCGTGGAGCGGTTTGCCGCCGTGGGGCAGACTGCGGCATCCCTGGCCCATGCCATCAAGAACATCGCCTCCGGACTGGAAGGCGCCATCTTTCTGATGGAGTCCGGCCGCAAGGGCGACGACGCCATGCAGGAACAGGGCTTCGCCATGCTCAAGGACAATGTGGCCGCCATCAGGCACCTGATGCAGGACTTGCTGCAGATGGGCTCGGAACGCGTCCCCCAGCGCGCCCCGTGCGACCCAGACCAGCCGGCCCTGGAAGTGGCCTCCCTGCTGCGCCACAAGGCCCTGGAGGCCGGCGTGGAGCTGACGGTGGAGGCCGGCGCCGGTCGCGAGCCCATCCTCATGGACGCCAAGGCCATTCACCAGTGCCTCATGAATCTGGTGGGCAACGCCATCGAGGCCGCGGCCATCCCCTTCAAGGGCGTGCGCCCCGTGGAAGCCTGCGTGCGGGAAGTGCGGCTCACCACCAGCCGGCAAGGGCGCTTCATCTGCTACCGCATCTCGGATACCGGCCCCGGCGTGATGGAAGAGGCCCGGGAGCGGCTCTTCGCCGCCTTCGCCACGGGCAAGGCCACGGGCACCGGCGTGGGGCTGATGGCCACCAAGCGCATTGTGGAGGCCCACGGCGGCACCATCGAGCTGGAAAACGCCGGCCCCGACGGCGCCACCTTTGCCCTGTGCCTGCCTGCCGCCAGCGCCAAGGGCTATTTTGTCACGGAAGCCGCCCCCGCAGGGCTGGCCGGAACGGGGAGGTGTGCATCATGCAGCGAGTAG
- a CDS encoding universal stress protein — MFEKILFATTASPTCDDAAKVAFELSKKNKSELTVFHVFGIPTRGFSTFATDVRTGSETEAQDQNYVDLVKEEMETTYEALMKDHPGCTLEAVVGDPAMEVLRTARKIGADLIIMGAHTRADDVGATRHRAVAGSTMQRVARTARCPVLVVSRPCITCWSYFANIVVGVDFSKQSGHAFTFARNVAADIGCRLHLFHALDVGKEGGAVAPDQAYVEKKLEAAKKKIEDKYISKMEGFDNYVIQIWEGEPYVEILKYAREAKADLIAMAHHSKDVDPEQALMGSTLEQVVLRSNCPVVSVNHPDKVDVSPYGHRPETEEA; from the coding sequence ATGTTCGAGAAGATTTTGTTCGCCACCACTGCGTCCCCCACCTGCGACGATGCCGCCAAGGTGGCCTTTGAACTGTCCAAGAAGAACAAGTCCGAACTGACGGTCTTCCACGTTTTCGGCATCCCCACCCGCGGGTTCTCCACCTTTGCCACGGACGTGCGCACCGGCAGCGAAACCGAGGCCCAGGACCAGAACTACGTGGACCTGGTGAAGGAGGAGATGGAAACCACGTACGAAGCCCTGATGAAGGACCATCCCGGCTGCACCCTGGAAGCCGTGGTGGGCGATCCGGCCATGGAAGTGCTGCGCACGGCCCGCAAGATTGGCGCGGATCTCATCATCATGGGCGCGCACACCCGCGCGGACGACGTGGGCGCCACCCGCCACCGCGCCGTGGCCGGCTCCACCATGCAGCGTGTGGCCCGCACGGCCCGCTGCCCGGTGCTGGTGGTCAGCCGTCCGTGTATCACCTGCTGGAGCTACTTCGCCAACATCGTGGTGGGCGTGGATTTCTCCAAGCAGTCCGGCCATGCCTTTACCTTTGCCCGCAACGTGGCCGCAGACATCGGCTGCCGTCTGCACCTCTTCCACGCCCTGGACGTGGGCAAGGAAGGCGGCGCCGTGGCCCCGGATCAGGCCTATGTGGAAAAGAAGCTCGAAGCCGCCAAGAAGAAGATCGAAGACAAGTACATCAGCAAGATGGAAGGCTTCGACAACTACGTCATCCAGATCTGGGAAGGCGAGCCGTACGTGGAAATCCTGAAGTACGCCCGGGAAGCCAAGGCTGACCTCATCGCCATGGCCCACCACAGCAAGGACGTGGACCCGGAACAGGCCCTCATGGGGTCCACCCTGGAACAGGTGGTGCTGCGCTCCAACTGCCCGGTGGTCAGCGTGAACCATCCGGACAAGGTGGACGTCTCCCCCTACGGGCACCGGCCGGAAACCGAAGAGGCCTAA
- a CDS encoding response regulator transcription factor, which produces MANVLVVDDEAHLRVFVSAVFRSAGHETATARDGAQGLEKAREMQPDCISLDLMMPEQGGLKMLQGLKMDPTLARIPVLVLSAVSEPAFRHAVALVEAGLGRPLAECGAPVLHVHKPPTPQGLLDALARLLAG; this is translated from the coding sequence ATGGCCAACGTGCTGGTGGTGGACGACGAAGCGCATCTGCGGGTGTTCGTGAGCGCCGTCTTCCGCTCGGCCGGCCACGAAACCGCCACAGCCAGAGACGGTGCGCAAGGATTGGAAAAAGCCAGGGAGATGCAGCCGGACTGCATCTCCCTGGACCTGATGATGCCGGAGCAGGGCGGGCTCAAAATGCTCCAGGGGCTCAAAATGGACCCAACCCTGGCGCGTATTCCCGTACTGGTCCTTTCCGCCGTCTCGGAGCCGGCCTTCCGCCATGCCGTGGCGCTGGTGGAGGCCGGCCTGGGCCGGCCCCTTGCCGAATGTGGCGCACCCGTGCTGCATGTGCACAAACCGCCAACCCCCCAAGGATTGCTGGACGCCCTGGCCCGTCTTCTGGCAGGATGA
- a CDS encoding hybrid sensor histidine kinase/response regulator: protein MQQCQTASESILLVDDEAGVRKVLGLTLRDMGFLVIEAADGDQALAHFASVTAQGTAAPPPPAIVVTDVRMPGKSGLEVLEAIKAVAPETEVIIVTGHGDMDLAIKGLQLGAADFLPKPVSDGALEVAVARALERIETRRQLHEYTCNLEALAQSQASRLVAMERQLAARQVVEGLSQAFSGVAADLQDGLSVLDELPCFVALHDRDGRIVSVNQRYRERLGDPTGESAQVRDGWAIYKDGATRKRALPVPATFFSDAPRRVHEVLLCKEGNEIPVVVHTAPIRTSTGETVLVMELAVDMGELKRLQTELAATREHLASLGLVVASLSHGVKGLLTALDGALYAMEAGLERNDMPRMHRGFEQTKDVAGRIKTLILDILFCAKRREPERKVLELRRFGRETLNMVREKAERLGVQLVLDAPEPSDESSQPSATFAADPTLLAAALVNLLENAIEACAASQSTADDGRARTVTLRCRRVDGRVRIDVQDTGPGMDESTRNKLFQVFFSTKGSNGTGLGLFITRHAVLAHGGSIAVDSTPGQGSCFRIELPLAPGDTTAQDLCEPVSLSSPAA, encoded by the coding sequence ATGCAGCAGTGTCAGACGGCCAGCGAATCCATTCTGCTGGTGGACGACGAAGCCGGCGTCCGCAAGGTGCTGGGCCTGACCCTGCGGGACATGGGCTTTTTGGTGATTGAGGCCGCCGACGGCGATCAGGCCTTGGCGCATTTTGCGTCCGTCACCGCCCAGGGGACAGCCGCGCCTCCTCCGCCGGCCATCGTGGTGACAGACGTGCGCATGCCCGGCAAAAGCGGGCTGGAAGTGCTGGAAGCCATAAAAGCCGTGGCTCCGGAAACGGAAGTGATCATCGTCACCGGTCACGGCGATATGGATCTGGCCATCAAGGGCCTGCAGTTGGGGGCGGCGGATTTTTTGCCCAAGCCTGTGAGCGATGGCGCCCTGGAAGTGGCCGTGGCCCGCGCCCTGGAACGCATCGAAACCCGTCGCCAGCTCCACGAGTACACCTGCAACCTGGAGGCCCTGGCGCAGTCGCAGGCCTCCCGCCTGGTGGCCATGGAACGCCAGCTCGCCGCCCGGCAGGTGGTGGAGGGTCTTTCCCAGGCGTTTAGCGGCGTGGCGGCCGATCTGCAGGACGGCCTCTCCGTGCTCGACGAACTGCCCTGCTTCGTGGCCCTGCACGACCGCGACGGCCGCATCGTCAGCGTCAACCAGCGCTACCGCGAACGGCTGGGCGATCCCACCGGCGAGAGCGCCCAGGTCCGGGATGGCTGGGCCATCTACAAGGACGGGGCGACCAGAAAACGCGCCCTGCCCGTGCCGGCCACCTTCTTTTCCGATGCCCCCCGCCGCGTGCATGAAGTGCTGCTCTGCAAGGAGGGCAACGAGATTCCCGTGGTGGTCCACACCGCGCCCATCCGCACCAGCACCGGCGAAACCGTGCTGGTGATGGAACTGGCCGTGGACATGGGCGAACTCAAGCGCCTGCAGACCGAGCTGGCCGCCACCCGCGAGCATCTGGCCTCCCTGGGGCTGGTGGTGGCGTCCCTCTCCCACGGCGTCAAGGGCCTGCTCACGGCCCTGGATGGCGCGCTGTACGCCATGGAAGCCGGCCTGGAACGCAACGACATGCCCCGCATGCACCGCGGCTTTGAACAGACCAAGGACGTGGCTGGTCGCATCAAGACATTGATTCTGGATATCCTCTTCTGCGCCAAGCGCCGCGAGCCGGAGCGCAAAGTATTGGAATTGCGTCGCTTCGGTCGGGAGACGCTGAATATGGTGCGCGAAAAGGCCGAGCGCCTGGGCGTGCAACTGGTGCTGGACGCGCCGGAACCGTCCGACGAGTCCTCACAGCCTTCGGCCACCTTCGCAGCAGATCCCACGCTGTTGGCTGCCGCCCTGGTGAACCTGCTGGAAAACGCCATTGAGGCGTGCGCCGCCTCGCAATCGACAGCCGACGATGGCCGCGCCCGCACGGTCACCCTGCGCTGCCGGCGCGTGGACGGCAGGGTGCGCATCGACGTGCAGGATACCGGCCCCGGCATGGACGAATCCACCCGCAACAAGCTCTTCCAGGTGTTCTTCTCCACCAAGGGCAGCAATGGCACGGGCCTGGGCCTGTTCATCACCCGCCATGCCGTGTTGGCCCACGGCGGCAGCATTGCGGTGGATTCCACCCCCGGCCAGGGCAGCTGCTTTCGCATTGAACTGCCCCTTGCTCCCGGTGACACCACGGCGCAGGACCTCTGCGAGCCGGTCTCCCTCTCCTCTCCGGCTGCGTGA
- a CDS encoding NAD-dependent epimerase/dehydratase family protein has protein sequence MLDQPPRKWLVTGVAGFIGSNLLETLLFLGQHVVGLDNFSTGSERNLADVREAVGEDRWRSFTFIQGDICNVADCSASLAGVDVVLHQAALGSVPRSIQDPITTNHANITGFLTLLTTAMHLGVRRFVYAASSSTYGDSPTLPKVEHVIGKPLSPYAVTKYVNELYADVFAKTYGMECIGLRYFNVFGRRQSPDGAYAAVIPLWFRGLLQHADIFINGDGMTSRDFCHVDNAVQANLRSALTENPDALNQVYNVACGKQASLNELYALIQCNVADHTPDATARTPTYRDFRAGDVRHSLADIGKARTLLGYEPYYTLEEGLRITAPWYISRLA, from the coding sequence ATGTTGGATCAGCCGCCCCGGAAATGGCTTGTGACCGGCGTCGCCGGCTTCATTGGATCCAACCTCCTCGAAACACTCCTTTTCCTTGGGCAGCACGTTGTCGGATTGGACAACTTCTCCACCGGCAGCGAGCGAAATCTTGCAGACGTGCGGGAGGCTGTGGGGGAGGATCGCTGGAGATCGTTCACGTTTATACAGGGCGACATCTGCAACGTTGCCGACTGCTCTGCCAGCCTTGCCGGCGTGGACGTGGTGCTGCACCAGGCGGCCCTGGGTTCGGTGCCGCGCTCCATCCAGGACCCCATCACCACCAATCACGCCAATATCACCGGCTTTTTGACGCTGCTGACCACGGCGATGCATCTTGGCGTCCGCCGATTCGTCTATGCCGCCTCAAGCTCGACATATGGCGATTCACCCACACTGCCAAAAGTGGAGCATGTGATCGGCAAGCCCTTGTCGCCCTATGCAGTAACCAAGTATGTGAACGAATTATATGCTGATGTCTTTGCCAAAACCTATGGCATGGAATGCATCGGGCTGCGCTACTTCAATGTCTTTGGACGCCGCCAGAGTCCGGACGGCGCCTATGCCGCAGTCATCCCGCTCTGGTTCAGGGGCCTGCTGCAACATGCGGATATTTTCATCAATGGTGACGGGATGACCTCTCGCGATTTCTGCCATGTGGACAACGCCGTGCAGGCCAACCTGCGTTCCGCCCTGACCGAGAACCCCGACGCGCTGAATCAGGTGTACAATGTTGCCTGCGGCAAGCAGGCCTCATTGAATGAATTGTATGCGCTCATCCAATGCAACGTTGCCGACCACACCCCGGACGCAACGGCCAGGACGCCCACATACAGGGATTTCCGCGCCGGCGATGTCCGGCACTCCCTGGCCGACATCGGCAAGGCCCGCACCCTGCTCGGGTACGAGCCGTACTATACGCTTGAGGAAGGGCTGCGCATCACCGCGCCGTGGTATATCTCCAGGCTTGCGTAG
- a CDS encoding LexA family transcriptional regulator, giving the protein MKQNIPFESFFIRASQVLGLQSQQDLARALGVNRSAISQAKRREAVPYAWVAILAKEHSLSPQWLATGAGEPHQPGTGPEEGFVQIPKVRARLCAGGGSFEVDDAVEEYYAFSSAWLLRKGVPGMMVLMDVFGNSMEPLIQEGDMALIDQSKKTIIAGAIYAVGVEETVMLKRIERRPGALVLRSDNTGYAPIVLQGEELEQVRIIGKMIWSCREYR; this is encoded by the coding sequence ATGAAACAAAACATCCCCTTTGAATCTTTCTTCATCCGGGCCTCGCAGGTCCTGGGGTTGCAGTCGCAGCAGGATCTGGCCCGGGCCCTCGGCGTGAACAGGTCTGCGATTTCCCAGGCCAAGCGGCGCGAGGCAGTGCCGTACGCATGGGTGGCGATTCTGGCCAAGGAGCATTCGCTGTCGCCGCAATGGCTGGCCACCGGCGCGGGGGAGCCGCATCAGCCAGGCACTGGCCCGGAGGAGGGTTTTGTGCAAATCCCAAAGGTTCGCGCCAGGTTGTGTGCCGGGGGCGGCTCCTTTGAGGTGGATGACGCCGTGGAGGAGTACTACGCCTTCAGCAGCGCATGGCTGTTGCGTAAGGGTGTGCCGGGCATGATGGTGCTCATGGATGTGTTCGGCAATTCCATGGAGCCGTTGATTCAGGAAGGCGACATGGCGCTCATCGATCAAAGCAAGAAGACCATCATTGCCGGGGCCATCTACGCAGTCGGCGTTGAGGAGACGGTCATGCTGAAACGAATTGAACGTCGCCCCGGGGCGCTGGTGTTGCGTTCTGACAACACGGGCTATGCCCCGATCGTGTTGCAAGGAGAAGAGCTGGAGCAGGTGCGGATCATCGGGAAGATGATTTGGAGTTGTCGGGAATATCGGTAG
- a CDS encoding 2-oxoacid:ferredoxin oxidoreductase subunit beta, with protein sequence MLNTDIYGEFETAWCPGCGDHAILKSLKQALAILEIEPHQYVHCSGIGQAAKTPHYLRCNCFNGLHGRSLPPAQAIKLANPDATVLVSSGDGCSYGEGGNHFLAAIRRNVDITVIVHDNQIYGLTKGQASPTTSEGSKTKSQPWGVTNQPFNPMAVAVAMRANFVARSFSGMMEHLTDMIVQAVRHPGFSLVDVLQPCVSFNKINTFSWYKERCKPIDPAHDPTNWEAAMQVASVFGQTIPVGVIYKNDRPPLGARYKTLAAGPLHERTPNLAAVERIMQTFA encoded by the coding sequence ATGCTGAACACAGACATCTATGGTGAGTTCGAGACTGCCTGGTGCCCGGGTTGCGGCGACCACGCCATTCTGAAATCGCTCAAGCAGGCGCTGGCCATTCTGGAAATCGAACCGCACCAGTACGTGCATTGCTCCGGCATCGGGCAGGCCGCCAAAACACCGCACTACCTGCGCTGCAACTGCTTCAACGGCCTGCACGGCCGCAGCCTGCCGCCTGCCCAGGCCATCAAGCTGGCCAATCCCGACGCGACGGTGCTGGTCAGCTCCGGGGATGGCTGCTCCTACGGCGAAGGCGGCAATCACTTCCTGGCCGCAATCCGCCGCAATGTGGACATCACCGTTATTGTGCACGACAACCAGATCTACGGGCTCACCAAAGGCCAGGCCAGCCCCACCACATCCGAAGGATCCAAGACCAAAAGCCAGCCCTGGGGCGTGACCAATCAGCCGTTCAACCCCATGGCCGTGGCGGTCGCCATGCGCGCCAACTTCGTGGCGCGGAGCTTTTCCGGCATGATGGAACACCTGACGGACATGATTGTCCAGGCCGTCCGGCACCCGGGCTTCTCCCTGGTCGACGTGCTGCAACCGTGCGTATCCTTCAATAAAATCAACACATTCTCCTGGTATAAGGAGCGCTGCAAACCCATCGACCCAGCCCACGACCCCACCAATTGGGAAGCCGCCATGCAGGTGGCCTCCGTATTCGGACAGACCATCCCCGTGGGTGTGATCTACAAAAACGACAGGCCGCCCCTGGGCGCCCGCTACAAGACCCTTGCCGCAGGACCACTGCACGAACGCACGCCAAACCTCGCGGCAGTGGAGCGCATCATGCAAACATTTGCCTAA
- a CDS encoding 2-oxoacid:acceptor oxidoreductase subunit alpha, giving the protein MQLTAATILIGGEAGQGLATVGHLLTKTLVRAGYDVVVTQDYQSRIRGGHNTFAIRTTLPGEGPRVAAPSASVDILVALNQETIDLHTPALTPGGVLLMGQAMSAHDVNALAVPYKELIPKPIFENVAALGVLCGLLGLDRAHPARLVTEQFQKKGQDVIDQNLAVLAKSHDWVEQQPHGFGPLAKAPARGEHLALNGNEAVALGAMAAGCTFCSYYPMTPATSVPMMLAAHAETVGIVVEQAEDEIAAVNMVLGASYAGARAMTATSGGGFALMVEGVSLAGMTETPLVVFLSQRPGPATGLPTRTEQADLTLALYAGHGEFPRAIFAPGTIEQCFHLTVHAFNQAEKAQTAIFVLSDQFLADSVRNVEPFDLAALPPAVLPDRSDDAPESYQRYAVTESGVSPRRLPCAGQSLVVLDSDEHTPDGHITEDLAVRVTMHEKRLRKHALLRTDAIPPDYDGPPTPDLLLACWGSTLGAVQEAAALLRAEGQAVGVLHFTQVWPLNPDHFLPRFAQAGKVVMVEGNHAGQLANCIRMETGFAMTQCITRYDGLPFTARYILDRL; this is encoded by the coding sequence ATGCAGTTGACTGCCGCAACCATCCTCATCGGCGGCGAGGCAGGCCAAGGCCTGGCCACGGTGGGGCACTTGTTGACCAAGACCCTGGTCCGCGCCGGGTACGATGTGGTCGTGACCCAGGATTACCAATCCCGCATCCGTGGCGGGCACAACACCTTCGCCATTCGCACAACCCTGCCCGGCGAGGGTCCGCGGGTGGCCGCCCCCTCGGCATCCGTGGATATCCTGGTGGCGCTGAACCAGGAAACCATCGACCTGCACACGCCGGCCCTCACCCCCGGGGGCGTGCTGCTGATGGGTCAGGCCATGTCCGCGCACGATGTCAATGCCTTGGCCGTGCCGTACAAGGAACTTATCCCCAAGCCAATTTTCGAGAATGTGGCCGCCCTGGGCGTGCTGTGCGGCCTGCTGGGTCTGGACCGCGCCCACCCCGCCCGGCTGGTGACGGAGCAGTTCCAGAAAAAGGGACAAGACGTCATTGACCAAAACCTGGCCGTGCTCGCCAAAAGCCATGACTGGGTGGAACAACAGCCGCATGGCTTTGGCCCCCTGGCCAAGGCCCCTGCCCGCGGCGAACATCTGGCCCTGAACGGCAACGAGGCCGTGGCCCTGGGCGCCATGGCCGCAGGCTGCACGTTCTGCTCCTATTATCCCATGACGCCGGCCACGTCTGTTCCCATGATGCTCGCGGCCCATGCGGAGACTGTGGGCATAGTGGTGGAGCAGGCGGAAGACGAAATCGCCGCCGTCAACATGGTCCTCGGCGCGAGCTATGCCGGCGCCCGGGCCATGACCGCCACCTCCGGCGGTGGCTTTGCCCTGATGGTGGAAGGCGTCTCACTGGCTGGTATGACGGAAACGCCCCTCGTGGTCTTTCTGTCACAGCGCCCCGGCCCGGCCACCGGCCTGCCAACCCGCACCGAACAGGCAGACCTCACCCTCGCCCTGTATGCCGGGCACGGCGAGTTCCCCCGCGCCATCTTCGCCCCGGGCACCATCGAGCAGTGCTTCCACCTGACGGTGCATGCCTTCAACCAGGCGGAAAAGGCCCAGACCGCCATATTTGTCTTGTCCGATCAGTTCCTTGCCGATTCCGTCCGCAATGTGGAGCCGTTCGACCTTGCCGCGCTCCCGCCGGCGGTCCTGCCGGATCGCAGCGACGATGCGCCCGAATCGTACCAGCGGTACGCCGTGACGGAATCCGGCGTCTCGCCGCGCCGCCTGCCCTGCGCGGGGCAGTCGCTTGTGGTGCTCGACTCAGACGAACACACGCCGGACGGGCACATCACCGAAGATTTGGCCGTTCGCGTCACCATGCATGAAAAACGCCTGCGCAAGCATGCGCTGCTGCGTACCGATGCCATCCCGCCCGACTACGACGGCCCCCCCACCCCAGACCTGCTGCTTGCCTGCTGGGGATCCACCCTTGGCGCGGTGCAGGAGGCGGCAGCCCTGCTGCGCGCGGAAGGCCAGGCCGTGGGTGTGCTGCACTTCACGCAGGTCTGGCCCCTGAACCCGGACCACTTTTTGCCGCGCTTTGCCCAGGCAGGCAAGGTCGTCATGGTGGAAGGGAATCATGCCGGGCAACTTGCCAACTGCATTCGAATGGAAACCGGGTTTGCGATGACACAGTGCATCACCAGATATGACGGGTTGCCCTTCACCGCACGCTACATCCTCGACAGACTGTAG
- a CDS encoding ferritin family protein, whose translation MTADAYAPFHQTLCQATDLCTRAVDFYTRAAQACSDSSIRHVFDRIAEFKLARLKKFDAMLAALATQDAPAACTLDEAALARGDAVFAKATADLPKTCPPSALAAIDTGLALELEIKAFYEAQLGQAQFAEETALWQRLVQESNSQYIMLSDLQRYYDDSMS comes from the coding sequence ATGACCGCCGACGCCTACGCGCCGTTCCATCAGACCCTGTGCCAGGCCACGGATCTGTGCACCCGGGCCGTGGATTTTTATACCCGGGCCGCCCAGGCCTGCAGCGACAGCAGCATTCGGCACGTGTTCGACCGCATTGCCGAATTCAAGCTGGCCCGCCTGAAAAAATTCGATGCCATGCTCGCCGCGCTGGCCACCCAGGATGCCCCGGCGGCCTGCACGCTGGACGAGGCAGCGCTTGCCCGCGGCGATGCCGTCTTTGCCAAGGCCACGGCCGACTTGCCCAAGACATGCCCCCCCTCCGCCCTGGCGGCCATCGACACCGGGCTGGCGCTGGAGCTGGAAATCAAGGCGTTCTACGAAGCGCAGCTGGGGCAGGCCCAGTTTGCCGAAGAGACCGCCCTGTGGCAGCGGCTGGTCCAGGAATCCAACAGCCAATACATCATGCTAAGCGACTTGCAACGATACTACGACGACTCCATGAGCTGA
- a CDS encoding ferritin codes for MLSPKMNDTLNEQVKWELYSSYLYLGMAAWCSQKGLPGFASWMRMQAQEELFHALKFYDYILERGGATTLFAIDAPTQEWETPLAVFEYALNHEYSVTKRINDLMDVAHAERDHACAIFLQWFVTEQVEEEDSFNDILAKLRLIGGQGEGLFMMDKELATRPAPTPPAA; via the coding sequence ATGCTCAGCCCCAAAATGAACGATACCCTCAATGAACAGGTCAAGTGGGAGCTGTATTCCTCGTACCTGTACCTTGGCATGGCCGCCTGGTGCTCCCAAAAGGGTCTGCCCGGCTTTGCCAGCTGGATGCGGATGCAGGCGCAGGAAGAACTCTTCCATGCCTTGAAATTTTACGACTACATCCTTGAACGCGGCGGAGCAACCACGCTGTTCGCCATCGACGCCCCCACGCAGGAATGGGAAACGCCGCTTGCCGTGTTTGAGTATGCCCTGAACCACGAATACAGCGTCACCAAACGCATCAACGATCTCATGGACGTGGCCCATGCAGAGCGGGACCATGCCTGCGCCATCTTCCTGCAGTGGTTTGTCACGGAGCAGGTGGAGGAAGAAGATTCCTTCAACGATATTCTTGCAAAGCTGCGCCTCATTGGCGGCCAGGGCGAGGGGCTCTTCATGATGGACAAGGAGCTTGCCACCCGTCCTGCCCCCACGCCGCCTGCCGCCTGA
- a CDS encoding transporter substrate-binding domain-containing protein: MFAVDNSALLAFDRQILKIYYYIRPPYYVEDGDGGVRGLTADPVLRAAALAHVPLRWEVLPPAQHLPHIQANAGPACALGWFKTPEREHLAKFSAEIYRDAPFVGLARQNAQAFADQMTLDQTMSNSSLTLLVKESFSYGEHVDTLIRTHRPRRVSTFEENIAMLHMIQNGQADYMLLAPEEAEHLFTLDAFSRNAFRILHFPDVPPGNSRHLMCTRATPDSLLERLNLGLRGIPSLP; this comes from the coding sequence ATGTTTGCCGTGGACAATTCCGCGCTGCTCGCGTTCGACCGACAAATACTCAAAATATATTATTATATTCGCCCGCCATATTATGTGGAAGACGGGGACGGAGGCGTCCGCGGGCTGACCGCAGACCCCGTGCTCCGGGCTGCGGCGTTGGCGCATGTGCCGCTGCGCTGGGAGGTGTTGCCCCCGGCCCAGCACCTGCCGCACATTCAGGCCAATGCAGGCCCGGCCTGCGCCCTGGGCTGGTTCAAGACCCCGGAACGCGAACACCTTGCCAAGTTTTCGGCAGAAATCTATCGCGATGCCCCCTTCGTGGGGCTGGCCCGCCAAAATGCGCAGGCCTTTGCCGACCAGATGACCCTGGACCAGACTATGTCCAACAGCTCCCTGACCCTGCTGGTGAAGGAAAGCTTTTCCTATGGGGAGCATGTGGATACGCTGATCCGGACGCACAGGCCGCGGCGGGTGAGCACCTTTGAAGAAAACATCGCCATGCTGCACATGATCCAAAACGGACAGGCGGATTACATGCTGCTGGCCCCGGAGGAGGCAGAACACCTCTTCACCCTCGACGCATTTTCCCGCAACGCCTTCCGCATCCTGCACTTTCCAGATGTGCCGCCCGGCAACAGCCGGCATCTGATGTGCACCCGGGCAACGCCGGACAGCCTCCTGGAGCGGCTCAATCTGGGACTTCGGGGCATTCCCTCCCTGCCATGA